Part of the Falco rusticolus isolate bFalRus1 chromosome 2, bFalRus1.pri, whole genome shotgun sequence genome is shown below.
ATATATTCTTAATATTGTACTTCAGGTAAGATTTGGGTccctcttggaaaaaaaattgctaacaTTTCTTAACAGTGTTaactttttactgaaaaatccTGTTAATTTACCCAGAAAAATATACTCTGTATATCCATATCTTCTTAATAGTAGTGTTGTTCACTCTGAATTTGTTTCAATAAATGacttaattttaagcatgcaTGTATTTCCACTGAGGTCAAAGTGAAGTACTTTGGCTTGAAGCATGTACCAGAAATAGTAACGTGTCAGTCTtggcttttgaatatttttttgaagCATGTTGTTGTTCAATCCTTTAAACACTTTTTTAGATATTATTTGTCCTTTGTGGCTTTAGGTAAAATAGCCATTGTGCTAGTTTGTCCTCTTTATTGTCATGAATGACACTGTTGTATCCATATTTCTCCATGAAAAACAAGCTTACTATATTCTGTGAAGCCTTATTTCTACTACATATGCTAAAGAAAGACCCATTGAGATATTTTTAGAGAATATATGTAGATTTGATATCTGTACAATAAAGGAGAGTTGgtatgtgttttaaaaagtggaaaaggTCTTGGACTATACTGACTTGCTGATTTTAATTACTGTGTAGCCGTTCTCAGCAGTGATGACTAGTGTTTCAATGctgcaaacaacaaaaacataaatacaaaCTTGCAAACTGTGAATCAAGTTTGCAGAGCAGGTTTAACAAGGGTTGCTAAAGTGGCCGTAactgtccctgcctgtggaCACGGCTCGTTGGTacacagctggagagcagctgttAAGTGGGAATCATAACAAATCTTCCCTTGTTTGGTTAGTGGAAAAATCCAGTGGCCACGCTCGTGagttcttttaaaagcaagaattaaAGCTTTGATTTAGCTTACTGAAGTACTAGGGAATCTGCAAACTCCGTTCACTAGGAAGGCACTGTGCCTCAAAGGAGAGTGATTTGATACCTTGTGAAATAAAAAGCCTGATGTGTTTTGTTGTGTGACTCcagaaaatccagaaaataaaaaattttattGGGAagcttctttttcagaaaattctgtCACCCACAAGCGTGATACAAAAATGACTGAAGTGTAATACTTTTTGAttttgtgttggtttggtttttctatTCCTCATCAGCAGGCTGGGAATTCAGATGCCTGTAAATTCTTGGTTTGAAAATCTATAGACTTTGGCACATTATGATGAGTATTGATAGAAATCAAGGACACGTTCCAGTGTAGGAGACAGGACCTTGCAGGATAGTGTTAACCTAAGCACAGCTCAGGTGCTGTGATCATTGTAACATCGGAGCCTTCCCAGACGTGTGCTTGAATCTTTGTCCACTGCCAGTTGGCACTGCTGAGTGCTGGTGAGCATCCAGCCCTCTTCTGGTGTTTTCAGGCTGGTCCCCTTGGAAAGGAGACATAGATACAGGGAGAGGCTGCTTTCTACTCAGATCCTCTCGCTACCTGCCGTGCAGCAAGGGGTTTGTGCTGCTGGGCACTTGGTTGCACAAGTGAGTGCCGCTCACAGATGTAAAAAAGGATCCCATGGAGCAGAACACTGCCTAAAATAGCAAGAGCAGCCAAGTCTGACTCGTAGCCTTCTTACCTGAAAAGAGGTAAACGAAAATGGGGATTCAGCATCCTATAgcagaattttcttctcttgagTCTCAGTAAATTCATTGGGTCTCTGCCAAGCACAACAAATGTTACTACTCTGTTTTTCAACCTTCAAAGTAGTACTAGAAccagatgttttcattaaaatctgcTCTAAGCAAATGCAactatccttttttttcttagttctgTGACATTTATgcttaacagatttttttacaCAATCTTTGTTTCACTTGTGAGCCAATATTGTTAACATGCCACAATAATCTTCTCTGATCAAACTCCTAGTTTCTCATTAGTGTCACCAGTCTCTAGTTTTGAGCAACACATCAGTTTTGACAGATACTAAGATATTTGTTATGTGTGTATTAATTTGGTAAGTCATCTCTGTATCTTCCCTCTTCATTTCAGTATACATTGATTCAGTGTGGATATCcgaaaacatatttaaaatatatatatatatatatatatggattttgaggatttattttgaaagtacCATGTAACCCATATATATGACTAATATTTCACAGCAGCTATGACTGGAGACTAACTTCTTTAAATAGTGTGGTATCATTAGAAAAAAGATATCTATCATAGCTGGCAGGGTTGGAGGTTTTTTGAGCTTTCGCTTAGAAAATTAACAAGGCTAATTGATCTGATGATTCCTAGCTTATTTGACATAGTGCTAAATTTTTTCAATTACATTAGGACCAGAGATTAAAACAAGCAAGTATTACTTGTGCTGCTGAGCCCTCCTACTTAGCTGCATCATCTCTGGATGTTATTTAGTACGTGTTGCCgtattaattttgctttgacaCGTTTGTGTAAGATCTGCATTAAAATTAGTAGattatgttttcaaataagTGGTGAGACTGAGAGAAGGTGGGGTTTTTAtgtcctcctttcttttttttaaaaaatagtttcaaaagtTTACTCTGTTGTGTTACtgatttacatttctttgatttgaaaatgctttcattttgtaGTGCTGCAGGCCTGCTTGCAACTGATCGCTGACAGCAAAAGTGATATCCAGCAGAAAGGTAAGAATATGTTCCATTATTTATAGCTAACTATTGTGTGTATTAACTCTTCCATCCAATATCAAAGCAGTAACTGAGCTATGTcactaaatatttaaacaaaaaaaaaaaaaaaaaaaaagaaagaaagaaaaaaattgagaggaaaaaagttagaaaaaaagaggtcCCTGCATCTGGGCAGCTCTTGCAAATATCCTCTTTTCAGTGGGGAAATCCAGATAGTGAGACTGCAAGTCTTGACTAGAAGTcagctttgttaatttttggcagatgaaaattaagaaagtaacttttctttctgattacCCCaaaattattgtttcttttagaTGATTCAAGCATTGTCCCTTGGCTTCTGAGCTTTAAACGTGGAACAGCTCTGGaagaacaaggaaataaaatagtGATCAAAGAAACAggatattttttcatatatggCCAGGTGAGAAAGCTCAATTCATTTCAGCATCTGactttttaaatgtcttttgaTGTCTCCATACAGTATGTTTGAAATCTGCACCTCTTCATTCTGCAGGTTTTGTATACAGATACAACATTTGCTATGGGACATCTAATACAGAGGAAGAAGGCCCACGTGTTTGGTGATGATCTCAGCTTGGTGACATTATTTCGTTGCATCCAAAATATGCCACAGTCTTATCCAAATAATTCTTGCTATACTGCTGGTAAACATctacattttccttctcatttgaaaataaactgtatcATATAGAATCTGTAGTGTTGGGTGATTAAGTATTGTGGCAGCTGTAAAGAACAAGGACTGCAGTCATGGATCTGGttaattacaaaattacagaatactttcaaaaaatacagttttatatgAAGTGTCAGCAGCTGGAGGGTATGCTTCTAACTTAGGTGATCTGAACAATTCTCCTCTCTCCACTGACTATCTAATGTGGTTGGATGCTTTGGTGCTTTCAGTTGGATGCCTGAAGCAGACAAAAGGAGGACATACTGTCCTTACTGAAGAACTCCGTTTAACTTAGGGGTTGAATCCCTTCATTTAGTTATCCcgataaaatattcagaagccatgttttgctttaaaacatatatatgaATTTTAGCCACCCAATTTTTGCATACCTTCCTGTGggatttccaaaaatatttcttatcagCTTAATTTTCTAGTCTTTATATTGGCTGATGCAGTTTTACTCTTTGTTTAGATGAAAAATAGTTAATTCCCGTAAGGAGCTCTTTCTGACTGCACAAATTAGAAACAGCACCAGAAAGACCAATTAAAGTATTTAGTGCAAGGCCAGCAAGATCAATGcttaatatatatgtatattccTGCAGTAGCATTTAAAGAATTACTGTCAAGGACTATTAAACCTCATTTGGTAGCTCTTCTCTGTCTGCCTTTCCCCCTTAATGATGAATTTGAgggttttctcttttgctaCTTTCCAGCAAAATCtgtgtaaatgaaaacaatcttttttttaaagtaggtGACATTGAGTGATGGAATTGCCTATTGGCAAGTAATGACATTAAACAAATGAGATAGAGAAGGAagctaattctttttttcaaaattaaaatacattagatACTTCCTCCTGGCAATTGAGGCTGTCTGaacaatttcttttaactttctGCCCCTCCCACACATTCTGGCATCATAACCACCTTCAGTTACATCTATCCTCTTATTTCACCCTTGTATTACTCACCCCCTTTCTTTACTAGGATCTCTACTCCATCCTGCCACTTCATGGTTCCTGCTTCCCACCCTTTTGCTTTCACCTGGAAAACCAGATCTCACTGCAATATCTCATGCTGTCGAGCATGTGTCGCAGCAGGTGTTAGGTGTGTTTTCAGCTCAGTGACTCCAACTTGAAGGCAAGGTGCACTCGGGTATCACATCAGCTGATGTGCGGCTGGCAGGAAGCAGACCTATGCGCTCTGCAGTTGCAGCGAATCAGCTGATGTCTGGTAGCTTCATTTGGCTGGTAAAGCTCATGAGACCTCCTCCAGAACTGTGGGAACTGAGATGTCTAAGAGCAGCAATACCCAGTGCTGACCTTGCCTTTCACATCACCATAACATGAGGAATCTGGGTACACCACTGTTACAAATTTTTgccacattttcttcagtgaactGTGATATGCTGAGTACAGAGTGAAAAGCAGGTCCAGCTCCACAGAAGATGATGTGTCAGCTTTGGGCAGGCTGCAATTTGTAAGATTGGGCCTAAAGATAAAAAAGCACTCCTCACAAGTAATAAGCCAAGCTTCTATTTGTAAGATGATGTGTAATTACTTTTAATACTGTTTATGAAAATAATGGTTTTCAAATATTAACTTAGAAATATTCCAAATCTTTTCCCAGGCATTGCGAAATTAGAAGAAGGGGATGAACTTCAACTTACAATACCACGAAGAAGGGCCAAAATATCCTTGGATGGAGATGGTACTTTTTTTGGTGCAGTTAGACTCCTCTGAAGCCCTTAATTTCTGTTATTATGCttaatgcagttttcttcttttcctatgCCTTTGTCAGGAAAAATATTGAATTGTAATAAAGCTGCCAATTCAGTCTCTCCCCATCCACCACCAGCTTCTGAGAACTTTTCTTCCGTTTAATAAGTGAACCCAAAACAGGAAACACACCAGACAGTTGTGAGATATAACCATCGTGTGATTACCAGAAATCCAATTTCTTTTAGGCAAAGGGAGACTctaaataaaaactgtaaagCAATGTTCTTttggctttgaaataaaatcttgtCCATAAAGCATATCAAAGGAGTTGTCCAGAAAGTATAGCATAAACAGAACCATTGACTACCAAATTATTATCcataattaaaaaggaaaactaaaaagtACATCTTAGATTCACTTTGTTTCATCGATAAAATATATGAAGTATAAAGTATGAGGAAGAAACATCAAACAGTAGATTCCTCATCACAAAATAGAGGTATCAGGTGGGTTCTGGGTAGagggtttttggtttttctttgaTACCAagattttggggaagaaaaaagtctaaATATATGGGATACTGAAACAAACTCCTCAGAAGTATGTAGACTAGCAGCCATTGGCTTGCTTCTTCCCTGTGAACACAAGGTGTATAAATTACTAAAATTTTGTAGCATTTGCtaattagaattaattttacttGGAAAAGGACATGTAAGATGCTCCAATCTTCAAAGCTTTCCTAGTCATCAAAGAATATGTGTATACTTCTTTGTAAGCAAGGCAAGGATAGAAAGAAACACAGTGAGATCAGACTCAATACAGTAGGTGGAATTGGATTTCTGGCTTCATATCTGCAGTCATATATAGATgttgtgtatatatacacacagtatatatttatgtatatgtatatatatggaAGTATGCACACACACGTATATAAGCCTTTGGCATTTGGGAATAGAATTTAATCTTTTGAATAGTTTATCCAATGGAAGTGTTACTGCATACTGATGTTCCAtatctttcttgctttttgctgtgatCCATTCTAGGCAgtataataaaaagaaaaaaaaaaaacaataaacctGGAACAGACATTTGTTTCCCAGAAATCTGGGCTCAAACCCTAGGTTAACTATAggctttttctgcagttatgAATATATTGCTCAATTCtgttttaccaaaaaaaaaaaaaaaaaaaaaaaaattaaaaaaatcagtcctgTAGAAAGTCTAAGcagatatctttttttctttccttttgtctgtCTGGTTTGTTCAGTAGATAAGGTGTATGGCTTTTTTTACCCCAAGAATCCATGTGTAGTGGTGGTCAAGGTAATAACATGGTCAAGACTTCTAGGAATTATTGTAATAGAAATGGAAGTTGAATACTTATTCCACTGATCTTCAATGAAGTATTGAACTGCTAGTGGaatagataaaataataaaacccacaGTAATTAAGTGTACTTAATTTGAACATATTTTTTAGGTGTTGAAAATTGTGTCATATAAGCTCATTTAGTAAAGATGCTTTGCATATTGCAGTCTCCTTGTCTGTTTTTATAAATTGTGCTGATTTGATTGAGTTCTCATTGTGATagacaataaataaaagagatttGGAACTAGGAATTATGGTCTATGGTAAACTAATGAAAAAATTCAATATCTCTGGACTTCAGGAAGACATTTCAGCAATAAGCATGTGTGGATTACCACACTGGGTTCTTTTATGAGTCTTAACTACAATTTCAAAATGTCTGTGGAAGTTCTCCTTATTTATTTACGTGTCCTGAAGGTGaagctgctgttgcttctgctgctgatgattgttgttattattgtaattattaATTAGCCTTGTTGTGCTAAGTTTGCCAAAAAGGCATTTCAAATCCTCTACAGGAACTCAGTTTAGCCAAAGGTTATGTAAGCTGCATGTAGGTAATATAATTGTTAGCATGTAGTGAGTTGTCTGTCATTATTGATATACATTAAAGAGATGCTCAGAATCTCTACTCAGAACCTTGTTGATTTTAGCATTGTCTgattatagaaaaaaatgttgttactGTTGCTTTCCCAGAGACTTGATGGCTAAACTTGCAAATTTAACTCTCGTATGAAAGTTTCCACAGTGGTTTCAGTGGGCTTGTCTGTGCTTAGCTTAAGCCAATTCTGGTGCTTGACACTTTAAAAGGTGTAGATTTGATATACACGGACACAGTGtgatattttaaacatatatcACAGAAAAATTCTCTGAAGCTGAATCACTTGTCGTCACTGCCCCTTTTCCTTGCCATAtttgttccttctgctgctggtgaaTGTGGATAGTGCAGATCTTTGGAAAGTGTTTGGGGTATGGTGTGGTTTGCaggaaatcttttcttttctgagcaaaaaagattctgaaaatgttttcttcctttagtaGGATGAAACTTAACCTCAAGTTTCTTCACAAAAAATGCGAAACATGAGAACTCACACTTTTGTGTGGAGAGTGCAAGTTGACAGACTATTCAGATATTTCTACTGACAAAGCTGGCAATTTTGTAGTTGTTGAATTAgttttctgttggctttgtgAGAAAacctgtctttttaaaattaatctgcttCTGCACAAAGTTGAGTTTTAACAGATCAGCTTTTTCTGACcaaagcaggaagaaagggATAATACTTCATTGCTGATTGCTTTGCTAACAAACTGGTGATACAAGAGGTAGCAAAGTGCATCCAGACCACAATCATGCTTATGCTTCAGTTAGTGGGAATTACTGAAATCTTCTGCATTTGAGAGGTGTTATTTAGGTAAGTGTGGTAGGTAATAAGTAGTATCTAGTTGGTTCATACCATATTTCACATTCTTATCAAGGACATCTAGTGTTTAAGGTAGGTTTCTGCAAATGCAACAAACTGTGGGAATACTCTGGTTCTTTTTTGTGTGGTGGTGAGGAGCATCGTGGCAAACATGAGGGActtgaacattttctttccagtactTTTTTGCAGGAAGTGTGAGCTTGtatcattctttcctttttgatgATGTGTGGTGGGCAGATAAATAGCTGCTTTGAAACATGCAATTTgtatcttaaaatgaaaaatgtgtctGTTACAGAATGTGCATTACACACCCTACCAACCCACAGAGTATACT
Proteins encoded:
- the TNFSF13B gene encoding tumor necrosis factor ligand superfamily member 13B — translated: MKSVDCAHVIQQKDTASSPSAPPGAASGTTGLFSVTFLWLAMLLSSCLAAVSLYHVITLKTELEALRSELIYRVQARSPLDRPPVSPDENKVGAPASSLLQVSAAGGRQENRLPGPGPTESFQKEIWNGSRNRGRRSVVHTEEKVLQACLQLIADSKSDIQQKDDSSIVPWLLSFKRGTALEEQGNKIVIKETGYFFIYGQVLYTDTTFAMGHLIQRKKAHVFGDDLSLVTLFRCIQNMPQSYPNNSCYTAGIAKLEEGDELQLTIPRRRAKISLDGDGTFFGAVRLL